A region of Arabidopsis thaliana chromosome 5, partial sequence DNA encodes the following proteins:
- a CDS encoding ECA1 gametogenesis related family protein (ECA1 gametogenesis related family protein; LOCATED IN: endomembrane system; BEST Arabidopsis thaliana protein match is: ECA1 gametogenesis related family protein (TAIR:AT5G36450.1); Has 133 Blast hits to 125 proteins in 6 species: Archae - 0; Bacteria - 0; Metazoa - 0; Fungi - 0; Plants - 133; Viruses - 0; Other Eukaryotes - 0 (source: NCBI BLink).), with translation MSIKNVFLLLAVLCIIVSVNAQLPQFPAQLPFLFPFQLIPGLPDITKCFSSVMDIPGCIAEISQSIFTGKFGNLGPACCKAFLDADNCIPKIQFIPFFPPMLKEQCSRVAGATPPIPK, from the coding sequence atgtctatcaaaaatgtgtttttacttctagcggttctatgtatcatagtttctgtaaatgcTCAATTGCCTCAGTTTCCGGCTcaacttccttttctgtttccgTTCCAACTGATTCCTGGATTacctgatataacaaaatgtttctcatccgtgatggatattcctggatgcattgcagagatttctcaatccattttCACTGGAAAGTTCGGTAATTTAGGTCCGGCTTGTTGCAAAGCATTTTTGGACGCCGATAATTGCATACCGAAAATTCAATTCATTCCATTTTTTCCTCCGATGCTAAAGGAACAATGTTCAAGAGTTGCCGGTGCAACTCCTCCCATaccaaaatag
- a CDS encoding ECA1 gametogenesis related family protein (ECA1 gametogenesis related family protein; LOCATED IN: endomembrane system; BEST Arabidopsis thaliana protein match is: ECA1 gametogenesis related family protein (TAIR:AT5G36450.1); Has 133 Blast hits to 125 proteins in 6 species: Archae - 0; Bacteria - 0; Metazoa - 0; Fungi - 0; Plants - 133; Viruses - 0; Other Eukaryotes - 0 (source: NCBI BLink).) produces the protein MSIKNVFLLLAVLCIIVSVNAQLPQFPAQLPFLFPFQLIPGLPDITKCFSSVMDIPGCIAEISQSIFTGKFGNLGPACCKAFLDADNCIPKIPFIPFFPPMLKEQCSRVAGATPPIPK, from the coding sequence atgtctatcaaaaatgtgtttttacttctagcggttctatgtatcatagtttctgtaaatgcTCAATTGCCTCAGTTTCCGGCTCaacttccttttttgtttccgTTCCAACTGATTCCTGGATTacctgatataacaaaatgtttctcatccgtgatggatattcctggatgcattgcagagatttctcaatccattttCACTGGAAAGTTCGGTAATTTAGGTCCGGCTTGTTGCAAAGCATTTTTGGACGCCGATAATTGCATACCGAAAATTCCATTCATTCCATTTTTTCCTCCGATGCTAAAGGAACAATGTTCAAGAGTTGCCGGTGCAACTCCTCCCATaccaaaatag
- a CDS encoding ECA1 gametogenesis related family protein (ECA1 gametogenesis related family protein; LOCATED IN: endomembrane system; BEST Arabidopsis thaliana protein match is: ECA1 gametogenesis related family protein (TAIR:AT5G36450.1); Has 131 Blast hits to 123 proteins in 5 species: Archae - 0; Bacteria - 0; Metazoa - 0; Fungi - 0; Plants - 131; Viruses - 0; Other Eukaryotes - 0 (source: NCBI BLink).) produces the protein MSIKNVFSLLAVLCIIVSVNAQLPQFPAQLPFLFPFQLIPGLPDITKCFSSVMDIPGCIAEISQSIFTGKFGNLGPACCKAFLDADNCIPKIPFIPFFPPMLKEQCSRVAGATPPIPK, from the coding sequence atgtctatcaaaaatgtgttttcacttctagcggttctatgtatcatagtttctgtaaatgcTCAATTGCCTCAGTTTCCGGCTcaacttccttttctgtttccgTTCCAACTGATTCCTGGATTacctgatataacaaaatgtttctcatccgtgatggatattcctggatgcattgcagagatttctcaatccattttCACTGGAAAGTTCGGTAATTTAGGTCCGGCTTGTTGCAAAGCATTTTTGGACGCCGATAATTGCATACCGAAAATTCCATTCATTCCATTTTTTCCTCCGATGCTAAAGGAACAATGTTCAAGAGTTGCCGGTGCAACTCCTCCCATaccaaaatag
- a CDS encoding ECA1 gametogenesis related family protein (ECA1 gametogenesis related family protein; LOCATED IN: endomembrane system; BEST Arabidopsis thaliana protein match is: ECA1 gametogenesis related family protein (TAIR:AT5G36490.1); Has 133 Blast hits to 125 proteins in 6 species: Archae - 0; Bacteria - 0; Metazoa - 0; Fungi - 0; Plants - 133; Viruses - 0; Other Eukaryotes - 0 (source: NCBI BLink).) encodes MSIKNVFLLLAVLCIIVSVNAQLPQFPAQLPFLFPFQLIPGLPDITKCFSSVMDIPGCIVEISQSIFTGKFGNLGPACCKAFLDADNCIPKIPFIPFFPPMLKEKCSRVAGATPPIPK; translated from the coding sequence atgtctatcaaaaatgtgtttttacttctagcggttctatgtatcatagtttctgtaaatgcTCAATTGCCTCAGTTTCCGGCTcaacttccttttctgtttccgTTCCAACTGATTCCTGGATTacctgatataacaaaatgtttctcatcCGTGATGGATATTCCTGGATGCATTGTagagatttctcaatccattttCACTGGAAAGTTCGGTAATTTAGGTCCGGCTTGTTGCAAAGCATTTTTGGACGCCGATAATTGCATACCGAAAATTCCATTCATTCCATTTTTTCCTCCGATGCTAAAGGAAAAATGTTCAAGAGTTGCCGGTGCAACTCCTCCCATaccaaaatag
- a CDS encoding ECA1 gametogenesis related family protein (ECA1 gametogenesis related family protein; LOCATED IN: endomembrane system; BEST Arabidopsis thaliana protein match is: ECA1 gametogenesis related family protein (TAIR:AT5G36450.1); Has 133 Blast hits to 125 proteins in 6 species: Archae - 0; Bacteria - 0; Metazoa - 0; Fungi - 0; Plants - 133; Viruses - 0; Other Eukaryotes - 0 (source: NCBI BLink).), whose amino-acid sequence MSIKNVFLLLAVLCIIVSVNAQLPQFPAQLPFLFPFQLIPGLPDITKCFSSVMDIPGCIAEISQSIFTGKFGNLGPACCKAFLDADNCIPKIPFIPFFPPMLKEQCSRVAGATPPIPK is encoded by the coding sequence atgtctatcaaaaatgtgtttttacttctagcggttctatgtatcatagtttctgtaaatgcTCAATTGCCTCAGTTTCCGGCTcaacttccttttctgtttccgTTCCAACTTATTCCTGGATTacctgatataacaaaatgtttctcatccgtgatggatattcctggatgcattgcagagatttctcaatccattttCACTGGAAAGTTCGGTAATTTAGGTCCGGCTTGTTGCAAAGCATTTTTGGACGCCGATAATTGCATACCGAAAATTCCATTCATTCCATTTTTTCCTCCGATGCTAAAGGAACAATGTTCAAGAGTTGCCGGTGCAACTCCTCCCATaccaaaatag
- a CDS encoding ECA1 gametogenesis related family protein (ECA1 gametogenesis related family protein; LOCATED IN: endomembrane system; BEST Arabidopsis thaliana protein match is: ECA1 gametogenesis related family protein (TAIR:AT5G36450.1); Has 133 Blast hits to 125 proteins in 6 species: Archae - 0; Bacteria - 0; Metazoa - 0; Fungi - 0; Plants - 133; Viruses - 0; Other Eukaryotes - 0 (source: NCBI BLink).), whose translation MSIKNVFLLLAVLCIIVSVNAQLPQFPAQLPFLFPFQLIPGLPDITKCFSSVMDIPGCIAEISQSIFTGKFGNLGPACCKAFLDADNCIPKIPFIPFFPPMLKEKCSRVAGATPPIPK comes from the coding sequence atgtctatcaaaaatgtgtttttacttctagcggttctatgtatcatagtttctgtaaatgcTCAATTGCCTCAGTTTCCGGCTcaacttccttttctgtttccgTTCCAACTGATTCCTGGATTacctgatataacaaaatgtttctcatccgtgatggatattcctggatgcattgcagagatttctcaatccattttCACTGGAAAGTTCGGTAATTTAGGTCCGGCTTGTTGCAAAGCATTTTTGGACGCCGATAATTGCATACCGAAAATTCCATTCATTCCATTTTTTCCTCCGATGCTAAAGGAAAAATGTTCAAGAGTTGCCGGTGCAACTCCTCCCATaccaaaatag
- a CDS encoding ECA1 gametogenesis related family protein (ECA1 gametogenesis related family protein; LOCATED IN: endomembrane system; BEST Arabidopsis thaliana protein match is: ECA1 gametogenesis related family protein (TAIR:AT5G36450.1); Has 133 Blast hits to 125 proteins in 6 species: Archae - 0; Bacteria - 0; Metazoa - 0; Fungi - 0; Plants - 133; Viruses - 0; Other Eukaryotes - 0 (source: NCBI BLink).) yields the protein MSIKNVFLLLAVLCIIVSVNAQLPQFPAQLPFLFPFQLIPGLPDITKCFSSVMDIPGCIAEISQSIFTGKFGNLGPACCKAFLDADNCIPKIPFIPFFPPMLKEQCSRVAGATPPIPK from the coding sequence atgtctatcaaaaatgtgtttttacttctagcggttctatgtatcatagtttctgtaaatgcTCAATTGCCTCAGTTTCCGGCTcaacttccttttctgtttccgTTCCAACTGATTCCTGGATTacctgatataacaaaatgtttctcatccgtgatggatattcctggatgcattgcagagatttctcaatccattttCACTGGAAAGTTCGGTAATTTAGGTCCGGCTTGTTGCAAAGCATTTTTGGACGCCGATAATTGCATACCGAAAATTCCATTCATTCCATTTTTTCCTCCGATGCTAAAGGAACAATGTTCAAGAGTTGCCGGTGCAACTCCTCCCATaccaaaatag